A window from Desulfonatronovibrio magnus encodes these proteins:
- a CDS encoding glycoside hydrolase family 65 protein, protein MMSVWSLVYTEFDPEEEKLREALCTLGNGYFATRGAAFHARARETHYPGTYLAGGYNRLKTRIKDRDIENEDLVNMPNWLCLSFRYPGMDWFDLKNVEILDYRQELNMKEGLLLRRIRFQDAKGQRTVVNERRMVHMSDSHMAALKVTFTPENWSGEIEFCTALDGTIVNDGVERYQGLSNVHLEPLETMETDSEIIYLKVRTNQSKLTIAQAARTSIRCNGDQPEVKRKAIQRPGYIAQHFKLKAKKGSDICLEKIVALYTSKDTASAECGLEASNRVRQANGFDELLNNHILAWKHLWRRFSVEYEENEPPSEDRTGMILHLHTFHLIQTASISTLDLDVGVPARGWHGEAYRGHIFWDELFIFPSFNLRIPEITRTLLMYRYRRLNKARDAAREAGFKGAMYPWQSGSNGREETQKMHLNPESGRWIPDNSRNQRHVNAAIVYNICKYYQATRDMEFLSFYGAEMVLEIARFWADITSYNSELDRYEIHGVMGPDEYHEAYPDAGEPGLSNNAYTNVMVAWVFMEALEILDILPEDRKNEIFEMLSLREEEIKHWKDISRKMRLCFHDDGIISQFEGYDQLEEFDWEGYREKYGDIQRLDRILEAEDDTPDRYKASKQADVLMLFYLFSADELRKIFKHLGYSFEYETIPKNIDYYIRRTSHGSTLSWIVHSWVLARSDRARSWELFEKSLESDISDIQGGTTAEGIHLGAMAGCLNILQICYTGLETRGDVLWFSPCLPEELGRLNMQVHYRGHNLSTEILQDKLRITTCRAVEKPIKIGYKEDIYELEQGKTLEINLVKQKHACKD, encoded by the coding sequence ATGATGTCTGTGTGGTCACTTGTTTATACTGAATTCGATCCTGAAGAAGAAAAGCTCAGAGAAGCTCTGTGCACTCTGGGAAACGGCTACTTTGCCACCAGAGGAGCTGCATTTCATGCCCGGGCTAGAGAAACCCACTACCCGGGCACTTACCTCGCTGGAGGCTACAACCGACTGAAGACCAGAATCAAGGACAGGGATATTGAAAATGAAGACCTGGTTAATATGCCCAACTGGCTCTGTTTGAGCTTCAGGTATCCGGGCATGGACTGGTTTGATTTAAAAAATGTTGAAATTCTTGATTACCGTCAGGAATTGAACATGAAGGAAGGACTCTTGCTGCGCAGAATCCGTTTTCAGGACGCCAAAGGCCAGAGAACAGTTGTCAATGAACGGCGCATGGTACACATGTCAGATTCTCACATGGCAGCTCTAAAGGTGACTTTTACTCCGGAAAACTGGTCGGGCGAGATAGAGTTTTGCACTGCCCTGGACGGGACCATTGTTAATGATGGTGTTGAACGTTACCAGGGGCTCAGCAATGTGCATCTGGAACCGCTGGAAACCATGGAAACGGATTCTGAGATCATCTATCTCAAGGTCAGAACCAATCAGTCAAAACTCACTATAGCCCAGGCTGCCAGGACAAGTATCCGATGCAACGGAGATCAGCCTGAGGTAAAAAGAAAAGCCATCCAAAGGCCAGGATATATTGCCCAGCATTTTAAATTAAAAGCAAAAAAAGGCAGTGATATTTGTCTGGAAAAGATTGTGGCTCTTTATACTTCTAAGGATACGGCTTCAGCCGAATGCGGCCTGGAAGCCAGCAACAGGGTCAGGCAGGCAAACGGCTTTGATGAGCTGCTGAATAATCATATTCTGGCATGGAAACATTTATGGCGCCGCTTCAGCGTTGAATATGAAGAAAATGAGCCGCCGAGTGAAGACCGTACAGGCATGATCCTTCATCTGCATACTTTTCATCTTATTCAGACTGCTTCCATAAGCACTCTTGACCTGGACGTGGGAGTTCCAGCCAGGGGGTGGCATGGCGAAGCCTACAGGGGACATATCTTCTGGGACGAACTTTTTATCTTTCCTTCCTTTAATCTCAGAATCCCGGAAATTACCCGCACCCTTCTGATGTACAGGTACCGGCGCCTTAACAAGGCCAGAGATGCTGCAAGAGAAGCAGGCTTCAAGGGGGCCATGTATCCCTGGCAGAGCGGGAGCAACGGGCGCGAGGAAACCCAGAAAATGCATCTCAATCCCGAGTCCGGAAGATGGATTCCTGACAATTCCAGAAATCAGCGCCATGTAAATGCGGCCATTGTATACAATATCTGCAAATACTATCAGGCTACCAGGGATATGGAATTCCTTTCTTTTTACGGCGCAGAGATGGTCCTGGAAATTGCACGCTTCTGGGCCGACATTACCTCTTATAATTCTGAGCTGGACCGCTACGAAATCCATGGGGTCATGGGACCTGATGAATATCATGAAGCCTATCCTGATGCAGGTGAGCCGGGGCTCAGCAACAACGCATATACCAATGTAATGGTGGCCTGGGTATTTATGGAAGCCCTGGAGATACTGGATATTCTGCCTGAAGACCGGAAAAATGAAATTTTCGAAATGCTGTCCCTTAGAGAGGAAGAAATCAAGCATTGGAAAGATATCAGCCGCAAAATGCGTCTTTGCTTTCATGATGACGGAATCATCAGCCAGTTTGAAGGCTATGACCAGCTGGAAGAATTCGACTGGGAAGGATACCGGGAAAAATACGGCGACATTCAGAGGCTGGACAGGATACTGGAAGCTGAGGATGATACACCAGACAGATACAAGGCCTCCAAGCAGGCCGATGTGCTCATGCTCTTTTATCTATTTTCAGCGGATGAACTGAGGAAAATATTCAAACACCTTGGCTACAGCTTTGAATATGAAACCATTCCCAAAAATATCGATTATTATATCAGGCGCACATCCCACGGTTCCACTTTAAGCTGGATTGTTCACTCATGGGTTCTGGCCAGAAGCGACCGTGCGCGTTCCTGGGAACTGTTCGAAAAATCTCTGGAAAGCGATATTTCAGATATTCAGGGAGGGACGACTGCTGAAGGAATCCACCTGGGAGCCATGGCCGGCTGCCTCAACATTCTCCAGATCTGTTATACCGGCCTGGAAACAAGAGGAGACGTTCTCTGGTTCAGCCCCTGCCTTCCAGAAGAACTGGGCAGACTTAATATGCAGGTGCATTACAGAGGACACAATCTGAGCACTGAAATTCTTCAGGACAAATTAAGGATCACTACCTGCAGGGCTGTAGAAAAGCCCATTAAAATCGGTTATAAGGAAGATATCTATGAGCTTGAACAAGGGAAAACCCTGGAGATAAATCTTGTAAAGCAGAAGCATGCCTGTAAAGATTAA
- a CDS encoding ChaB family protein — protein sequence MPYDKNSKLPDQVKNNLPQKAQTIYRKAFNAAWDQYESPAKRRGDADREETAHRVAWSAVKKSYQKDEQGRWVPKKS from the coding sequence ATGCCATACGACAAAAATAGCAAATTGCCGGATCAAGTCAAAAATAACCTGCCTCAAAAGGCCCAGACTATTTACCGCAAAGCCTTCAATGCGGCGTGGGATCAATACGAATCACCTGCAAAACGCAGAGGTGATGCGGACCGGGAAGAAACCGCCCACCGCGTTGCCTGGTCTGCTGTTAAGAAATCTTATCAGAAGGATGAACAGGGAAGATGGGTGCCGAAGAAGAGCTGA
- a CDS encoding glycosyltransferase encodes MNICMFTNAYLPHVGGVARSVAFFAQDIRKRGHKVLIVSPTFPGHEELTEEDNDVLRVPAIQNFKGSDFSVIIPLPFIISKKINEFQPQIIHSHHPYLLGDAALRAAYRRKLPLVFTHHTLYEKYTHYTPMDSDVMKRLAILLSTRYANLCSQVVAPSKSIARLIKQRGVDIPVEVIPTGVDIDFFQSGNGDKFRTLHDIPSHAPVIGHLGRLAPEKNLEYLARAVILALKQLPAKAFFLVIGAGPSDDTVRKIFSAEGLEDRLVMAGKQSGPGLSGAYKAMDVFVFSSTSETQGMVLVEAMAAGKPVIALDASGVREVVTDHHNGRLLPENTSFQEFSKAVIEFFNRPEHDRSWEKAALNTAREFSRDRCADRLIRLYESLLSRQPASRYSEEEMSDTWDKLLTSLKTEWTMLSERAKVIRHAVQGTENGKKGDDPTQ; translated from the coding sequence ATGAACATCTGCATGTTCACCAATGCATATCTGCCTCACGTAGGAGGCGTGGCCAGGTCAGTGGCCTTCTTTGCCCAAGACATCAGAAAACGCGGTCACAAGGTTCTAATAGTATCCCCTACCTTTCCCGGCCATGAAGAATTGACCGAAGAAGACAATGATGTTCTGCGTGTGCCTGCCATCCAGAACTTCAAGGGAAGCGATTTTTCAGTAATCATTCCCCTGCCTTTCATCATCAGCAAAAAAATCAATGAGTTCCAGCCTCAGATAATCCACAGCCACCATCCATACCTCCTGGGAGACGCGGCCCTCAGAGCAGCCTATCGCCGCAAACTCCCCCTGGTCTTCACTCATCATACTCTGTATGAAAAATACACCCATTATACTCCCATGGACTCAGATGTAATGAAAAGACTGGCAATCCTTCTCTCCACCAGGTACGCCAATCTCTGTTCCCAGGTAGTGGCGCCCAGTAAGAGCATTGCCCGGCTCATTAAGCAGAGGGGCGTAGACATTCCTGTAGAAGTAATTCCCACAGGAGTTGATATTGATTTCTTTCAATCAGGCAACGGTGATAAATTCAGAACTCTTCACGATATTCCCTCTCATGCCCCGGTAATTGGACATCTGGGAAGACTGGCCCCGGAAAAGAACCTGGAATATCTGGCCAGGGCAGTTATCCTGGCTTTGAAACAGCTGCCGGCAAAAGCGTTTTTCCTGGTTATTGGCGCCGGCCCGAGTGATGATACTGTCAGGAAGATATTCAGTGCTGAAGGCCTTGAAGACAGGCTGGTCATGGCGGGAAAGCAAAGTGGACCCGGCTTGTCAGGAGCGTATAAGGCCATGGATGTTTTTGTTTTTTCATCAACATCTGAAACTCAGGGAATGGTCCTGGTGGAAGCAATGGCCGCTGGCAAACCCGTGATCGCCCTTGATGCTTCAGGAGTCAGGGAGGTGGTCACTGATCATCATAATGGAAGACTGCTGCCTGAAAATACGTCTTTTCAAGAGTTTTCAAAAGCTGTTATTGAGTTTTTTAACCGGCCGGAGCATGACCGGTCCTGGGAAAAAGCCGCTTTGAACACTGCCCGGGAATTCTCACGGGACAGATGCGCGGACAGACTTATCCGTTTGTACGAGTCACTGCTCAGCAGGCAGCCAGCCAGCAGGTACTCTGAAGAAGAAATGTCCGATACCTGGGACAAGCTTCTGACATCTCTGAAAACAGAATGGACAATGCTGTCGGAAAGAGCCAAAGTGATCAGGCACGCTGTACAGGGAACAGAAAATGGAAAGAAAGGAGATGATCCCACTCAATAG
- a CDS encoding TVP38/TMEM64 family protein, which yields MNTPRQKILSIALLLVSAVIIALLAYLSIEHNYFQKIISFIDKDMPPVLFVVSMIILPVTGFPVTVFLIMGGIKFGIINGLLLWFLTLPIHALIGFYLARLLRKPLRMLSEMMGYSVPQLPEKKTAWFSFLFLAIPGIPYAGKNYLLALAGAPFRYCVFMNIIVQFPQGAPFVILGRSAMELDMRLFYLALAFIIIIYIILRWLKKKYEDKVDVS from the coding sequence ATGAACACCCCACGTCAAAAAATACTGAGCATTGCTTTATTACTTGTCAGCGCAGTCATAATCGCCCTGCTGGCCTACCTGAGTATTGAACATAATTACTTCCAGAAGATCATATCATTTATCGACAAAGACATGCCTCCTGTTCTGTTTGTCGTTTCCATGATAATTCTTCCTGTGACCGGTTTTCCAGTCACCGTATTCCTCATCATGGGGGGCATTAAGTTCGGAATTATCAATGGCCTGCTGCTCTGGTTTCTGACCCTGCCAATTCATGCCCTTATTGGCTTCTATCTGGCCCGCCTTTTACGAAAGCCTCTGCGCATGCTCAGCGAAATGATGGGTTATTCAGTGCCCCAACTGCCTGAAAAAAAAACAGCCTGGTTCAGTTTTCTGTTCCTGGCAATTCCAGGAATACCCTATGCTGGAAAGAATTATCTGCTGGCCCTGGCTGGAGCTCCCTTCAGATACTGCGTTTTTATGAACATAATTGTACAATTCCCTCAGGGAGCTCCCTTTGTCATACTCGGCAGATCAGCCATGGAACTGGATATGAGACTCTTTTATCTGGCCCTGGCCTTTATAATCATCATATATATCATACTCAGGTGGCTTAAGAAAAAATACGAGGACAAAGTAGATGTCTCCTGA
- a CDS encoding phospholipase D-like domain-containing anti-phage protein → MTINRYSSRTHQLDQVMLARHLKDAKRYHRIAGYFTSSLFEIAVEYLDKVEDVKIVCNSQVTAEDIKIARIQEAKLLGRLNSQAAEIDSLLNKPRYQWLQAFLEQRPDAVRVAPDDFCGFVHGKAGVIWKNDGTRIGFMGSVNETRTGWQHNYEILWEDQSPEGIDWIEEEFQYLWKKAVPLPRAVVQEISRRAHRVEINLGEHESDDSLAPSALIESPMYREGLSLQPWQRAFVTECVNHRRWFGVVRLLLADEVGLGKTLSLGTAALTLALLDRDAADEEKYRSRPSAVFAPASLTQQWQTEMMDKLGIPCARWDSNRKVWLDTEARFISPSGPEQIIRCPMRLGIISTGIVIQPTTEKELLSQLCFDVLILDESHKARTRKILGKNDGEPNILLQFMQEAAGRSRHVLLGTATPMQTEVADLWDQLSILHKGQGRFVLGHDFSPWQTPERVKPLLTGEDHPSEPEQAWQFLRSPLPPVDSSSEGNFRRLLHNIRAELNMKENDFDASQAVVALPREVREEFEDLLDFPVDGTSLFQRHNPVVRHVVLRKRKVLEDAGLLQKVGVNLHPDYKLIRHHQLFTSLFHKQALKTDEKFDLAYEAAEAFGTAYGRRVGGSGFMKNLMTQRLCSSCIAGLKTAERILQGKEVDQEDEEALLMEDISEEEKNHLSTLIQAVNSMRGQDPKLGAVRHYLVEEDWFRHGCIIFSQYYDTAAWVAQSLAALFPGELVGLYAGAGKSALYRGPDNMNEALREDLKNLVQEKKIMIMVATDAACEGLNLQRLGTLINIDLPWNPTRLEQRIGRIKRFGQVRPIVDMLNLVYKDTVDEKIYERLSERMRERFDILGSLPDTITDDWIRDEELLGKKMDELIEASRRVNGFDIRYNSSLDVSEDDWRNCSQVLSRRRIEDFMRQGWWVRKTSNLQTGQL, encoded by the coding sequence ATGACCATTAACAGATACTCATCCAGAACTCACCAGCTCGACCAGGTCATGCTGGCCCGCCATCTAAAAGATGCCAAGCGCTACCACCGCATTGCCGGATACTTTACTTCATCCCTTTTTGAAATTGCAGTAGAATATCTGGACAAAGTTGAAGATGTCAAAATTGTCTGCAATTCCCAGGTCACAGCTGAAGATATAAAAATTGCCCGTATCCAGGAAGCAAAGCTGCTGGGCAGGCTCAACAGCCAGGCTGCGGAGATTGATTCTCTGCTCAACAAGCCAAGATACCAGTGGCTGCAGGCATTTTTGGAGCAAAGACCTGATGCGGTCCGGGTGGCCCCGGATGATTTTTGCGGATTTGTGCATGGCAAGGCAGGGGTTATCTGGAAAAACGACGGTACTCGTATTGGCTTCATGGGCTCTGTGAATGAGACCAGGACCGGCTGGCAGCACAACTATGAAATTCTCTGGGAGGATCAGAGCCCGGAAGGTATCGACTGGATTGAAGAAGAGTTCCAGTATCTGTGGAAAAAGGCCGTACCGCTGCCAAGAGCGGTTGTGCAGGAAATTAGTCGAAGGGCGCACCGGGTTGAAATAAACCTGGGTGAGCATGAAAGTGATGATTCATTAGCACCTTCTGCACTGATTGAATCTCCCATGTACCGGGAAGGGCTATCCCTGCAGCCGTGGCAGAGGGCCTTTGTCACGGAATGCGTGAACCACAGGCGCTGGTTTGGAGTTGTCAGACTTTTGCTGGCCGATGAAGTAGGACTGGGCAAAACCCTTTCTCTGGGGACAGCCGCCCTGACTCTGGCCCTGCTTGACCGGGACGCGGCTGATGAGGAAAAATACAGATCCAGGCCTTCAGCTGTTTTTGCTCCGGCGTCCCTTACGCAGCAATGGCAGACTGAAATGATGGATAAGCTGGGAATTCCCTGTGCCAGATGGGATTCCAACAGGAAAGTCTGGTTAGACACTGAAGCGAGATTTATTTCCCCATCCGGACCAGAGCAGATTATCCGCTGCCCCATGCGCCTGGGCATTATCTCCACAGGAATTGTAATTCAGCCCACCACAGAAAAAGAACTGCTCAGTCAACTCTGCTTTGATGTTCTGATACTGGATGAGTCCCACAAGGCCAGAACCAGAAAGATCCTGGGAAAAAATGACGGAGAGCCTAATATTCTGCTTCAGTTTATGCAGGAAGCAGCAGGAAGGAGCCGACATGTACTCCTGGGTACCGCAACTCCCATGCAGACTGAAGTTGCTGACCTCTGGGATCAGCTGTCAATTTTGCACAAGGGGCAGGGCCGTTTTGTTCTTGGCCATGATTTCAGCCCGTGGCAAACACCAGAACGGGTCAAGCCTCTTTTGACCGGTGAGGACCATCCGTCTGAGCCTGAACAGGCATGGCAGTTTCTGCGCTCCCCCCTGCCTCCTGTTGATTCTTCCAGTGAAGGCAATTTCAGACGCCTGCTGCATAACATCAGGGCTGAACTGAACATGAAAGAAAATGACTTTGATGCCTCTCAAGCTGTGGTTGCCCTGCCCCGGGAAGTACGGGAAGAATTTGAGGATCTTCTTGATTTTCCAGTTGATGGAACCAGCCTTTTTCAGCGCCACAATCCTGTGGTCAGACATGTTGTGCTGCGTAAGAGAAAAGTTCTGGAAGATGCCGGCCTGCTCCAGAAAGTCGGGGTTAACCTTCATCCGGATTACAAACTGATCAGACACCATCAGCTTTTCACCTCCCTCTTTCACAAGCAGGCTCTGAAAACAGATGAAAAGTTCGATCTGGCCTATGAAGCAGCAGAGGCATTCGGCACTGCTTATGGCCGCAGGGTTGGCGGTTCAGGTTTTATGAAAAACCTCATGACTCAAAGACTGTGTTCCAGTTGTATTGCAGGCCTGAAAACAGCAGAGAGAATCCTTCAAGGCAAAGAGGTTGATCAGGAAGACGAAGAAGCCCTGTTGATGGAAGATATCTCTGAAGAAGAAAAAAATCACCTCAGCACCCTGATCCAGGCTGTAAACAGCATGCGCGGCCAGGACCCAAAGCTTGGTGCTGTCAGGCATTATCTTGTGGAGGAAGACTGGTTCAGACATGGATGCATTATTTTCAGCCAGTACTACGATACAGCCGCCTGGGTAGCTCAGAGTCTGGCTGCACTGTTTCCCGGTGAGCTTGTGGGGCTTTATGCCGGAGCAGGCAAAAGCGCCTTGTACCGGGGGCCGGACAATATGAACGAGGCTTTGCGTGAAGACCTGAAAAATCTTGTTCAGGAAAAAAAGATTATGATTATGGTCGCCACTGATGCTGCCTGTGAAGGTCTTAACCTGCAGAGGCTTGGAACGCTCATCAACATTGACCTGCCATGGAATCCAACAAGGCTTGAGCAGCGCATCGGGAGAATAAAAAGGTTCGGTCAGGTCCGTCCCATAGTGGATATGCTCAACCTGGTTTATAAAGATACAGTGGACGAAAAGATTTATGAGCGTCTGTCCGAAAGAATGAGGGAAAGATTCGATATCCTGGGATCACTGCCTGATACCATCACTGATGACTGGATCAGGGATGAAGAACTCCTGGGAAAAAAGATGGATGAACTCATTGAAGCCAGCAGAAGGGTCAATGGTTTTGACATCCGCTATAATTCCAGCCTGGACGTATCTGAAGACGACTGGCGAAACTGCTCACAGGTGTTATCCCGGCGAAGGATTGAAGACTTCATGCGCCAGGGCTGGTGGGTGAGGAAGACATCCAATCTTCAAACTGGTCAACTCTAA
- a CDS encoding helix-turn-helix transcriptional regulator, giving the protein MQVVVKKPHIKIEGEITDNLVKFLYNEFHDLEVIEDEDNELVEVIKSDWYHDTRATISPGENLKVYRKLHNLTQAELGKKLGNFSRQNISNIENGHRPVSKVVAKKLAEIFDVSVEKFLY; this is encoded by the coding sequence ATGCAGGTAGTCGTGAAAAAGCCCCATATTAAGATTGAAGGTGAGATCACAGATAATCTGGTCAAATTTCTTTACAATGAGTTTCATGATCTGGAAGTAATCGAGGATGAAGACAACGAACTCGTGGAAGTCATAAAAAGTGACTGGTATCATGATACCCGTGCAACCATATCTCCAGGTGAGAACTTAAAAGTTTATCGAAAGCTCCACAATCTAACCCAGGCAGAATTAGGAAAAAAGCTCGGAAATTTCAGTCGTCAGAATATTTCCAATATTGAAAACGGCCATCGACCTGTCAGTAAAGTTGTGGCAAAAAAGCTGGCAGAAATTTTTGATGTCTCAGTTGAGAAATTTCTATATTGA
- a CDS encoding anti-phage-associated DUF1156 domain-containing protein, with translation MTKNNLSPFALQDAPTLIEKVFPAQKISAEAQKERKAGAGQTLTALGSYWKGRKPLIMARAIILGCLLPVTDDPQADLSVFEQLMAMDDASFGRREPKIKPVEVASKVETDLPWEYFDYTIPANKRNDEQYQLTVDNMVFPFDSGEHPGLTIRWKRNIDPERKHVLLAMALKGLPYEEKVRLCKRPEECDPGILYGPIWDNVNNHLDHWGIEAFSHEELVEQLGILRFGHRPRVGDVFSGGGSIPFEAARLGCDVYASDLNPVACMLTWGALNIIGASPEKRAEIEKAQQEVAQAVDREITELGIEHNSRGDRAKAYLYCLETRRPETGWMVPMAPSWVISKNKNVYAKLIPDYENKRFDIKVVSGATDEEMAKAEQGTVRDSQLVYELDGKTYRTPVRTIRGDYTDEHGNNKNQLRQWGKHDFKPRPDDIFQERLYCIQWITRETLDQHRKDTYFASVTEEDLDRERQVERIVEQNLSTWQEQGLVPDMAIEPGYNNEQPIRERGWRYWHHLFNARQILASVKFINHNKQFASHEKEVLCFISDGLQHGTRLCVIDTYPGPGRLPKISKTFSDQTLNPLYNYGVRAWLYWSPVFVGAKDIHNRTKSMEHLSKVISSKEASQCALHSEIWLTDPPYADAINYHEITEFFIAWLRKNPPPPFDEWTWDSRRALAIKGTGDEFRKSMVEAYQAMTEHMPDNGLQCVMFTHQDAGVWSDMVSIFWAVGLKVVGAWYIATETSPAMKSGAYVQGTVTLVLRKRLEDKSSFKQRLLPKIRKEVQNQIDSMMRLNEEARGHGEAVFNDSDLQMAGYAAALKVLTNYSEVDGRDVTRLAMQPRQKGKRTVIDDIVEFSSEIANNLLIPERLKEINPETWEKITGLERFYLRMLAIEQTGMFKLDNYQNFAKAFHVDYAPLMASVKPNKSKLKGAMDFNPRELAGGDIGNTLLGEALLAVQELMNDKEPKTVMAQMRASLDDKYFQHRPHLMAMAQYIHDMLISRRQEEAKKAEIIANRIRNEGI, from the coding sequence ATGACAAAAAACAACCTCTCACCTTTTGCCCTGCAAGACGCCCCTACCCTCATAGAAAAGGTCTTTCCAGCCCAGAAGATTTCAGCTGAAGCCCAGAAAGAGAGAAAGGCCGGAGCCGGGCAGACTTTGACAGCGCTTGGCTCCTACTGGAAAGGCCGCAAACCGTTGATTATGGCCAGGGCCATTATCCTGGGCTGCCTGCTTCCTGTGACAGATGATCCGCAGGCTGATCTATCCGTATTTGAGCAGCTCATGGCCATGGATGACGCTTCTTTTGGCCGCAGGGAGCCAAAAATCAAACCTGTTGAGGTTGCTTCCAAGGTGGAGACCGATTTACCCTGGGAATATTTTGACTATACCATACCCGCAAACAAGCGGAATGATGAGCAGTACCAGCTAACTGTAGATAATATGGTTTTCCCTTTTGATTCCGGGGAACATCCCGGTCTGACCATCCGCTGGAAAAGAAATATTGACCCTGAGCGCAAGCATGTGCTGCTGGCCATGGCTCTGAAAGGTCTGCCTTATGAAGAAAAAGTAAGGCTGTGCAAAAGGCCCGAAGAATGCGATCCAGGTATCCTTTATGGCCCCATCTGGGATAATGTGAACAATCATCTTGACCACTGGGGAATAGAAGCATTCTCCCATGAAGAACTGGTTGAGCAGCTGGGCATCCTGCGTTTTGGACACAGACCCAGAGTAGGAGATGTCTTTAGTGGTGGGGGGAGCATACCTTTTGAGGCAGCCAGACTGGGCTGTGATGTTTATGCTTCAGACCTCAACCCCGTTGCCTGCATGCTCACCTGGGGAGCTTTGAATATCATCGGGGCCTCGCCGGAAAAAAGGGCAGAAATTGAAAAGGCCCAGCAGGAAGTTGCCCAGGCTGTGGACAGAGAAATTACCGAACTTGGAATAGAGCACAACAGCCGGGGCGACCGGGCCAAGGCTTATCTGTACTGCTTAGAAACCAGACGCCCGGAAACAGGGTGGATGGTGCCCATGGCTCCCAGCTGGGTGATTTCCAAAAACAAAAATGTATATGCGAAGCTGATACCTGATTATGAGAACAAGCGCTTTGACATTAAAGTAGTCTCAGGGGCAACAGATGAAGAAATGGCAAAGGCTGAGCAGGGAACAGTGCGGGACAGCCAACTGGTATACGAACTGGATGGAAAAACATACCGCACTCCTGTCCGGACCATTCGTGGGGATTACACTGATGAACACGGCAACAACAAAAATCAGCTTAGACAATGGGGAAAGCATGATTTCAAGCCCCGGCCGGATGATATTTTCCAGGAAAGGCTTTATTGCATCCAGTGGATCACCAGAGAAACTCTGGATCAGCATCGTAAGGATACCTATTTTGCGTCAGTGACAGAAGAAGACCTGGACCGGGAAAGACAGGTGGAAAGGATTGTTGAGCAAAACCTCTCAACCTGGCAGGAGCAGGGCCTGGTTCCGGATATGGCCATTGAGCCAGGCTATAACAACGAACAGCCCATCAGAGAGCGTGGTTGGCGGTATTGGCATCATTTGTTTAATGCCAGACAAATTCTGGCATCAGTAAAGTTTATCAATCACAATAAGCAATTCGCTTCCCATGAAAAAGAGGTGTTATGCTTTATATCAGATGGATTACAACATGGAACCCGCCTTTGTGTAATAGACACATACCCAGGACCTGGACGTTTGCCAAAAATTTCCAAAACCTTTTCTGATCAAACACTTAATCCGTTATATAACTATGGAGTACGGGCTTGGCTTTACTGGTCACCAGTCTTTGTAGGGGCCAAGGATATCCATAATAGAACGAAGTCAATGGAACATTTGTCCAAAGTAATATCTTCAAAAGAAGCGAGTCAATGCGCCTTACACTCCGAGATATGGCTTACCGACCCGCCTTACGCCGATGCCATTAACTACCACGAAATAACAGAGTTCTTTATTGCCTGGCTGCGCAAGAATCCACCTCCTCCTTTTGATGAGTGGACCTGGGACTCGCGGCGGGCCCTGGCCATTAAGGGCACCGGAGATGAATTTCGCAAGAGCATGGTGGAGGCTTACCAGGCCATGACCGAACATATGCCTGACAATGGCCTGCAATGCGTTATGTTTACCCATCAGGATGCAGGGGTATGGTCGGATATGGTCTCCATTTTCTGGGCTGTTGGACTCAAAGTGGTAGGGGCCTGGTATATTGCTACTGAGACGAGTCCAGCTATGAAAAGCGGGGCTTATGTCCAGGGCACTGTGACCCTGGTGCTTCGCAAGCGCCTGGAAGATAAATCCAGTTTCAAACAGCGCCTGCTGCCCAAAATACGCAAAGAGGTCCAAAACCAGATTGACTCCATGATGCGGCTCAATGAAGAAGCCAGGGGGCATGGCGAAGCAGTATTCAATGATTCTGATCTGCAGATGGCCGGCTATGCTGCCGCTCTCAAGGTGCTTACCAATTACAGTGAAGTTGATGGACGGGACGTGACCAGGCTGGCCATGCAGCCCAGACAAAAAGGAAAGCGTACGGTTATTGATGATATTGTTGAGTTTTCATCAGAAATAGCCAACAATCTGCTGATCCCGGAGCGGCTCAAGGAAATCAATCCGGAAACATGGGAAAAGATAACCGGCCTGGAAAGGTTTTATCTGCGCATGCTGGCCATTGAGCAGACCGGCATGTTCAAGCTGGACAATTACCAGAATTTTGCCAAGGCCTTTCATGTGGATTATGCTCCCCTAATGGCTTCGGTAAAGCCCAACAAATCAAAGCTCAAAGGAGCCATGGACTTTAACCCCAGGGAGCTTGCAGGCGGAGATATTGGCAATACCCTGCTGGGGGAAGCTCTGCTGGCTGTTCAGGAACTTATGAACGACAAGGAGCCCAAAACGGTCATGGCTCAAATGCGGGCAAGCCTTGATGATAAATATTTCCAGCACAGACCGCACCTTATGGCCATGGCTCAGTATATTCATGACATGCTTATCAGTCGCCGCCAGGAAGAAGCAAAAAAGGCTGAAATCATCGCCAACCGCATCCGCAATGAGGGGATATAG